The Candidatus Synechococcus calcipolaris G9 nucleotide sequence TGAACAGCCATTAAGGGTAGGGTGGCATCGAAATCAAACATCCGCCTCTCCTGATGGGCATGACTTAAGAGGATTGACTGTTCAGACATTGAAGACCTTTAACAGCCAATCCCGATGAAAATGGGTGCTTAAGATGCAAAGGGGTTAGCGAACAGAAGCACCAAGGCAATCACCAAGCCGTAAATGGTTAGGGATTCCATGAATGCCAGGGTTAAGAGTAAGGTTCCACGAATTTTACCTTCAGCTTCTGGCTGGCGGGCAATCCCTTCCACCGCTTGACCAGAGGCATTACCCTGACCAATGCCAGGGCCAATTGCAGCAAGACCAATGGCCAGGGCAGCGGCAATCACAGAAGCAGCAGCAACTAACGGATCCATAATTTCTTTTCCTCAGACAGTAGTGGAGTTTAACAAAATTTCCAGAGATTACAATACCAGGCCGCGGGGCCTTTTAGGAGTGGGCTTCTTCATGTTCTCCCCCATGCCCTTCCATCGCTTCACCGATGTAGGTGGCTGCTAGGGTTGCAAATACTAAGGCTTGAATGGCACTAGTAAATAACCCCAGAAACATTACAGGTAGAGGGATAAACAAAGGTACCAAAAGCACTAAAACACCAACAACTAACTCGTCTGCGAGAATATTCCCAAATAGACGGAAGCTGAGGGAGAGGGGCTTGGTGAAGTCTTCCAGGATAGCAATGGGCAGGAGGATAGGGGTTGGCTCAATGTATTTAGTTAAGTACCCCAGTCCTCGCTTGCGGAAGCCGGCATAGAAGTAAG carries:
- the atpE gene encoding ATP synthase F0 subunit C, with amino-acid sequence MDPLVAAASVIAAALAIGLAAIGPGIGQGNASGQAVEGIARQPEAEGKIRGTLLLTLAFMESLTIYGLVIALVLLFANPFAS